The genomic region CGTCCGTCCGTCGATGACGACCGAGCCGCGCACCACGTAGCACTCCTCGGGACCGTGGTGCTGGTGCGACGGGTAGATTGCGCCGGGCTCGGCCCGGAGGAACAGCGTGGCCATGCCCCGGGCCTGGTCCACGGCCAGCACGCGGCCGCGGATGCCCGGGAACGGCGTGTCGAACCAGTCGCCGTCCGAGGCGTGGAGCGTGTAGCGGCCCGGCGTGCGAACAGCGGCCAGCACACGCTCCCGGACGTGGGGCGGCGGCACGACCGGCGGAACGGCGGCCGCCAGGGCGGCGGTCGTCTCGTACAGCGTCGCCACGGCCCGGCGGGTGTCCTCGGGCAGGGCGGCCAGCCGCGCCGCCAGCTCGCGCTGCTCGTCGGCGTCGAGCGCGCCGGCCGCGTCGGCCAGGGCAAGGGCTTCGACGTCGTCGGGAATCATGTGACCTGCTCCAGGCGCCCCCGCATCGTCATGAGACCGGTGCGGATGCGCGTCTTCACCGTGCCGAGCGGCATGCCGAGGCGGGAGGCCAGCTCGTGGTGGGTGTAGCCCTCGAAAAAGGCCGCTTCGATCAGCTCGCGCTGGGCCGCGGGCAGCCCCTGCAGGGCGGCGCGCAGCGTGTTGGCCGTGGCGGCGTCCTGCGCGACCACCTCCGGCGTGACCCGATCTTCCGGTTCCGCGACGGGCGTCTCCTGGCCGTCGCGGACGACCACCGGCTCGATGGAGATGTCACGGCGCACGCGCCTGGCGCGCAGGCGGTCGATGGCGCGGTTCCTGGCGATGCGAATCAGCCAGGCGGCCGGCGACCCCAGGCGCGGGTCGTAGGTCTCGGCGCGCGACCACACCCGGACGAAGGTCTCCTGCAGCACGTCGTCCGCGTCCGACGGATCGTGCAGGATGCGCAGGATCACACCGTAGGCCGTCGCGCTCCGACGGTCGTAGAACGCGGCCAGCGCCTGCTCGTCACGGGCGGCGATGCGTCCGAGCAGCGCGAGGTCCTCGGTGGCGGGAGACGCCGCGGCCGACACGGCCGGCATCGTGACACAGCCCTTCCAGGCCAGACAAGGCATCGCCGCCGAGCGGGGCCTCCAGGAGCCCGGCAGCCGACGATGGGCCGGCGCCGGGGCGAGCGGGATCGCGAACATGACCTGCTGATCCCTACGTCACGCGCCGTCGTCCGGATTGAACCGCGCCGGACGCGCGCTGCGTCGTAAGGGGTTGGCCGGTCGCTCCCCAATCCACTCGGCCAGCGCCTCCGTAGATGCCGTCGGGCGGCTCGACCGTCCACGGAGGTTGCCGTCATGTCCGCAGAATCCCCCCGCGCCGGGCACGCCATCGTGCTCGGCGGCAGCCTGGCCGGCCTGCTCGCGGCCAGGGTCCTCACCGATCACTTCGGCACGGTCACGCTCGTGGAACGCGACGTCCTCCCGTCCGACCCGAGCCACCGCCGGGGAGTGCCCCAGGGCCAGCACACGCATGGCCTGCTCGCCAGCGGGAGCCGGACGCTGGAACACCTGTTCCCGGGGTTCCTC from Vicinamibacterales bacterium harbors:
- a CDS encoding cupin domain-containing protein → MIPDDVEALALADAAGALDADEQRELAARLAALPEDTRRAVATLYETTAALAAAVPPVVPPPHVRERVLAAVRTPGRYTLHASDGDWFDTPFPGIRGRVLAVDQARGMATLFLRAEPGAIYPSHQHHGPEECYVVRGSVVIDGRTLHAGDFHHADDGSSHAEITTVDGADVLIVGAIEDYLPA
- a CDS encoding sigma-70 family RNA polymerase sigma factor, whose amino-acid sequence is MPAVSAAASPATEDLALLGRIAARDEQALAAFYDRRSATAYGVILRILHDPSDADDVLQETFVRVWSRAETYDPRLGSPAAWLIRIARNRAIDRLRARRVRRDISIEPVVVRDGQETPVAEPEDRVTPEVVAQDAATANTLRAALQGLPAAQRELIEAAFFEGYTHHELASRLGMPLGTVKTRIRTGLMTMRGRLEQVT